One Micromonospora craniellae genomic region harbors:
- a CDS encoding ABC transporter substrate-binding protein, protein MRKAVLPLAGVLAAALLVTTACGGSDDAGDNPGGKVALTYWSWAPNMDQVVEAWNAAHPDIQVTVYKQDGGDPAVTKLLTAIQAGSGAPDVMQAEYQKIPTLVAADAVADISADVGDLKTKFPDSAWNAVTLGTEAVYGLPQDSGPMMFYYRADIFDSLGLQAPTTWDDYASAARAIHTANDKQYLGTFSANDPGWFAGLAQQAGASWWGIRDNTWSVAVDDADTQRVARYWGALVQEGSIDNKPMYTPEWNAALNDGTQVGWIGAVWSPGVLEGNAASTKGKWKAALLPQWDATTPANGNWGGSATSVTSQSKHKKQAAQFVAWLNTDPAAIKALASTANVYPASVDAAATALTTPPAFFADQPDFYTIAAEASRITTPFTYGPNVNVAYSAYNDAFGKAAQSKQAAAFTEALTTMQRTTTDDMRNAGFTLAD, encoded by the coding sequence ATGAGAAAGGCAGTTCTGCCGCTCGCCGGAGTGCTGGCCGCGGCGCTACTCGTGACCACCGCCTGCGGTGGGTCCGACGACGCGGGCGACAACCCCGGCGGGAAGGTCGCCCTCACCTACTGGAGTTGGGCACCGAACATGGACCAGGTCGTCGAGGCGTGGAACGCCGCCCATCCCGACATCCAGGTCACCGTGTACAAGCAGGACGGCGGCGACCCGGCCGTCACGAAGCTGCTCACCGCCATCCAGGCCGGCAGCGGCGCCCCCGACGTCATGCAGGCCGAGTACCAGAAGATCCCGACTCTGGTCGCCGCAGACGCAGTCGCCGACATCTCCGCCGATGTCGGCGACCTCAAAACGAAGTTCCCCGACTCGGCATGGAACGCAGTCACCCTCGGCACCGAAGCCGTCTACGGCCTACCGCAGGACTCCGGGCCGATGATGTTCTACTACCGCGCCGACATCTTCGACTCCCTCGGCCTCCAAGCCCCGACCACCTGGGACGACTACGCCTCCGCCGCCCGCGCCATCCACACGGCCAACGACAAGCAGTACCTCGGCACCTTCTCGGCCAACGACCCGGGCTGGTTCGCCGGACTCGCCCAACAGGCCGGTGCCTCCTGGTGGGGTATACGGGACAACACCTGGTCCGTCGCGGTCGACGACGCCGACACCCAGCGGGTCGCACGCTACTGGGGCGCGCTGGTGCAGGAAGGAAGCATCGACAACAAGCCGATGTACACCCCGGAGTGGAACGCGGCACTCAACGACGGCACCCAGGTCGGCTGGATCGGCGCGGTCTGGAGCCCCGGCGTACTCGAAGGCAACGCGGCCTCGACCAAGGGCAAGTGGAAGGCCGCACTGCTGCCCCAGTGGGACGCCACCACCCCGGCCAACGGCAACTGGGGCGGCTCGGCCACCAGCGTCACCAGCCAGAGCAAGCACAAGAAGCAGGCCGCCCAGTTCGTCGCCTGGCTGAACACCGACCCCGCCGCGATCAAGGCACTGGCCTCCACCGCCAACGTCTATCCCGCATCGGTGGACGCCGCCGCGACCGCGCTGACCACACCACCGGCCTTCTTCGCCGACCAGCCCGACTTCTACACCATCGCCGCCGAAGCCAGCCGGATCACCACGCCGTTCACCTACGGCCCGAACGTCAACGTCGCCTACAGCGCCTACAACGATGCCTTCGGCAAAGCCGCCCAGTCCAAACAGGCCGCCGCCTTCACCGAGGCACTGACCACCATGCAGCGAACCACCACCGACGACATGCGCAACGCCGGCTTCACACTCGCCGACTGA
- a CDS encoding carbohydrate ABC transporter permease, which yields MTAFPTTTRTPRTATRRSAGVPYSFLAPALLLFAAFLAAPIAYTTYLSLRRTQVTGLGLGAGSRTEVWAGLENYTRSLTDPDFLPSVYRVGAYGLIVVPTMLGLALLMALLLDAGRTRVGTFARTAIFLPYAVPAVVASLLWGFLYLPRVSPFADLLHALGITPPDVLAGSGVLWAVANIAIWGGTGFNMIVLYTALRAVPRDLYEAARLDGASDVQIAWRIKIPIVTPALIMTSVFSIIATVQVFAEPMTLRPLSNTISTTWTPLMKVYRDAFTRNDVYSAAATSVVIALATFLVSFGLLKLVGSRAFHQEDRT from the coding sequence GTGACGGCGTTCCCCACCACCACCCGCACGCCCCGCACGGCAACCCGACGCAGCGCCGGCGTACCGTACTCGTTCCTCGCGCCGGCCCTGCTCCTGTTCGCCGCGTTCCTCGCCGCACCGATCGCCTACACCACGTACCTCAGCCTGCGCCGCACCCAGGTCACCGGGCTCGGCCTGGGCGCCGGCTCACGCACCGAGGTCTGGGCCGGCCTGGAGAACTACACCCGGTCACTCACCGACCCCGACTTCCTGCCCAGCGTCTACCGGGTCGGGGCGTACGGGCTCATCGTTGTCCCGACCATGCTCGGACTGGCCCTGCTCATGGCGCTGCTGTTGGACGCCGGCCGGACCCGCGTGGGCACCTTCGCCCGCACCGCGATCTTCCTGCCGTACGCGGTGCCGGCGGTGGTCGCCTCGCTGCTCTGGGGCTTTCTCTACCTACCCCGGGTAAGCCCCTTCGCCGACCTGCTCCACGCCCTCGGCATCACCCCGCCTGACGTGCTCGCCGGCTCCGGGGTGCTCTGGGCGGTGGCCAACATCGCGATCTGGGGCGGCACCGGCTTCAACATGATCGTGCTCTACACGGCGCTCCGGGCCGTCCCCCGCGACCTCTACGAAGCAGCCCGACTCGACGGGGCCTCGGACGTGCAGATCGCCTGGCGGATCAAGATCCCAATCGTGACCCCGGCACTGATCATGACCTCCGTCTTCTCGATCATCGCCACGGTGCAGGTCTTCGCCGAACCGATGACGCTACGCCCATTGAGCAACACCATCTCCACCACCTGGACACCGCTGATGAAGGTGTACCGCGACGCCTTCACCCGCAACGACGTCTACTCGGCGGCGGCCACCTCGGTGGTCATCGCGCTGGCGACCTTCCTCGTCTCCTTCGGCCTCCTCAAACTCGTCGGCTCGCGCGCCTTCCACCAGGAGGACCGGACATGA
- a CDS encoding LacI family DNA-binding transcriptional regulator produces the protein MTETMIPTVPTSPATGRKRPTIRDVAREAGVSYATVSRVLNGREWVSPEAVRAVREAIARTGYTANPHARSLATGRSGSIAFLLTEPQHLLFEDPNFSVLLRGVAQAVSDRQMTLLLMIASTPEERTRTVAYLSGGHVDGVLLVSPHSGDPLLNNLVRAEVPIVACGRVLGYEQVISSVAADDRSGARSAVEHLVAAGCRRIATITGPQDTSGGVDRLQGYTDALTAHGLTVEPTRIQHGDWSRESGAAAMRTLLQQTPDLDAVFAASDMMAAATLPVLREAGRDVPGDVRVVGFDDSGLAATLDPPLTTVRQPLDRISEEMTRLLTDVIAGRTPISVTVPTSLVVRASSSAPA, from the coding sequence ATGACAGAGACTATGATCCCCACCGTGCCGACCTCGCCCGCAACGGGGCGCAAGCGGCCCACCATCCGCGACGTGGCGCGCGAGGCCGGGGTCTCTTACGCGACCGTCTCCCGCGTCCTCAACGGCCGGGAATGGGTCAGCCCAGAAGCGGTCCGGGCCGTCCGGGAAGCCATCGCCCGCACCGGCTACACCGCCAACCCGCACGCCCGCTCCCTGGCCACCGGCCGCTCCGGCTCGATCGCCTTCCTGCTCACCGAGCCACAGCACCTGCTCTTCGAAGACCCCAACTTCTCGGTCCTGCTGCGCGGGGTGGCCCAGGCTGTCTCCGACCGACAGATGACGCTGCTGCTGATGATCGCCTCGACCCCGGAGGAACGCACCCGCACGGTGGCCTACCTCTCCGGCGGTCACGTTGACGGAGTCCTGCTGGTCTCACCGCACTCCGGCGACCCACTCCTGAACAACCTCGTACGGGCCGAGGTGCCGATCGTGGCGTGTGGCCGGGTACTCGGCTACGAACAGGTGATCAGCTCGGTAGCGGCCGACGACCGCTCTGGTGCCCGGTCAGCGGTGGAACACCTCGTCGCGGCCGGCTGCCGACGGATCGCCACGATCACCGGCCCGCAGGACACCTCCGGCGGGGTCGACCGCCTGCAGGGCTACACCGACGCGCTGACCGCACACGGCCTCACCGTCGAGCCGACCCGCATCCAGCACGGCGACTGGAGCAGGGAGAGCGGCGCAGCGGCCATGCGGACACTGCTGCAGCAGACCCCCGACCTGGACGCGGTCTTCGCCGCCTCCGACATGATGGCCGCCGCCACCCTGCCGGTGCTCCGCGAGGCCGGCCGCGACGTGCCCGGCGACGTACGGGTGGTCGGCTTCGACGACTCGGGCCTGGCCGCCACACTCGACCCACCCCTCACCACGGTCCGCCAGCCCCTCGACCGCATCAGCGAAGAAATGACCCGGCTGCTCACCGACGTGATCGCCGGACGCACCCCGATCTCCGTCACCGTGCCGACAAGCCTGGTCGTCCGCGCCTCCTCATCCGCTCCGGCCTGA
- a CDS encoding carbohydrate ABC transporter permease, with the protein MIASRGRISPAATALLLLGALYCLFPVAWVLIASTKSAEELFATFTLAPSTHLLDNIVTLSEYRGGLYWRWMANTALYAGVGGAASTLVSAMAGFALAKYAFPGKSLVFNIILAGVLVPGVILAIPQYLLLAKVGLTNTYWSVLLPSIISPYGIYLCRIFAAAAVPTDVIEAARIDGASDWGAFGRVALPMMRAGLVTVFLFQFVAIWNNFMLPFIMLGDDRLYPVTVGLNGLLNQGASQPAMYTSVVTGALLSIVPLVALFLALQRYWRVDLGAGAVKE; encoded by the coding sequence ATGATCGCGAGCCGCGGCCGGATCAGCCCCGCCGCCACCGCCCTGCTGCTGCTCGGCGCGCTGTACTGCCTGTTCCCCGTCGCCTGGGTGCTCATCGCCTCGACCAAGAGCGCCGAGGAACTCTTCGCCACCTTCACCCTCGCACCCAGCACCCACCTGCTCGACAACATCGTCACGCTCAGCGAATACCGTGGCGGCCTCTACTGGCGCTGGATGGCCAACACCGCCCTGTACGCCGGGGTCGGTGGCGCGGCCTCCACACTGGTCTCCGCGATGGCCGGTTTCGCCCTCGCGAAGTACGCCTTCCCCGGCAAGTCCCTCGTGTTCAACATCATCCTGGCCGGCGTACTCGTCCCCGGAGTCATCCTGGCCATCCCGCAGTACCTCCTGCTGGCCAAGGTCGGACTCACCAACACCTACTGGTCGGTGCTGCTACCGAGCATCATCAGCCCGTACGGGATCTATCTCTGCCGGATCTTCGCGGCGGCGGCCGTACCGACCGACGTGATCGAGGCCGCCCGCATCGACGGTGCCAGCGACTGGGGCGCCTTCGGCCGGGTCGCCCTGCCGATGATGCGCGCCGGCTTGGTGACCGTCTTCCTGTTCCAGTTCGTCGCGATCTGGAACAACTTCATGCTGCCCTTCATCATGCTCGGCGACGACCGTCTCTACCCGGTCACCGTCGGCCTGAACGGACTCCTCAACCAGGGCGCGTCCCAACCCGCCATGTACACCTCGGTGGTCACCGGGGCGCTGCTGTCGATCGTCCCGCTCGTTGCCCTCTTCCTCGCCCTGCAGCGCTACTGGCGGGTCGACCTGGGCGCCGGCGCGGTCAAGGAGTGA
- a CDS encoding glycoside hydrolase family 53 protein, with protein sequence MKPSLRAFLAVVVLAAPLALTAPAQAANTLTMRGADVSSLQRSLDLGARYYNASGTQADPYDILAAKGVNYLRLRIWNNPVSGYNNKAKVLQQARTIKAKGFKLLIDFHYSDTWADPGKQYPPAAWANHSLSQLQTDVYTYTHDVCSALKAQGTTPDAVQIGNEINVGMLWPTGRVVNNNFAPLASLLKQGYNATKACNSGTQVWIHTANADSNANARWFYDGIRAQGVTWDVTALSYYCMWHGSLANLYNVIADVKSRYGKPVVLAETAYQFTAADADHERNSIPGTVLCDNIPATWAGQAQQFSWVQNTVRNAGGVGVFYWEPTWYAIRGNGWAPEDINGTGNGWDNMAVFDWTGRVNPHVVWTP encoded by the coding sequence ATGAAACCGTCCCTCCGGGCCTTCCTGGCGGTGGTCGTCCTCGCGGCCCCGCTGGCCCTGACCGCCCCCGCGCAGGCGGCCAACACCCTCACCATGCGCGGCGCCGACGTCTCGTCGCTGCAACGCAGCCTGGACCTCGGCGCGCGCTACTACAACGCCTCCGGCACGCAGGCCGACCCCTACGACATCCTCGCCGCCAAGGGCGTCAACTACCTGCGGCTGCGCATCTGGAACAACCCGGTGAGCGGCTACAACAACAAGGCGAAGGTGCTCCAGCAGGCCAGAACGATCAAGGCGAAGGGGTTCAAGCTCCTGATCGACTTCCACTACTCGGACACCTGGGCCGACCCGGGCAAGCAGTACCCGCCCGCGGCCTGGGCCAACCACTCACTGAGCCAGCTGCAGACCGACGTCTACACCTACACCCACGACGTGTGCAGCGCACTCAAGGCACAGGGCACCACCCCGGACGCGGTGCAGATCGGCAACGAGATCAACGTGGGCATGCTGTGGCCGACCGGACGGGTCGTCAACAACAACTTCGCTCCGCTGGCGAGTCTGCTCAAGCAGGGCTACAACGCCACCAAGGCATGCAACAGCGGCACCCAGGTGTGGATCCACACCGCCAACGCCGACAGCAACGCCAACGCCCGCTGGTTCTACGACGGGATCAGGGCACAGGGCGTGACCTGGGACGTCACCGCCCTGTCCTACTACTGCATGTGGCACGGCTCGCTCGCGAACCTGTACAACGTGATCGCCGACGTGAAATCCCGCTACGGCAAGCCGGTGGTGCTCGCCGAGACCGCGTACCAGTTCACCGCCGCCGACGCCGACCACGAGCGGAACTCGATCCCCGGCACCGTGCTGTGCGACAACATCCCGGCCACCTGGGCCGGACAGGCACAACAGTTCAGCTGGGTCCAGAACACCGTGCGCAACGCCGGCGGCGTGGGCGTCTTCTACTGGGAGCCGACCTGGTACGCGATCCGGGGCAACGGCTGGGCTCCGGAAGACATCAACGGCACCGGCAACGGTTGGGACAACATGGCCGTCTTCGACTGGACCGGACGCGTCAACCCGCACGTGGTCTGGACTCCGTAA
- a CDS encoding transposase, which translates to MTSRPHESLDPDARPQRRTFTAEFKARILDEYESAPDAAARGAILRRERLYGSHLLDWRKARDAGAAAGLTDRRQSAARAAKKAENAELSRLQRENARLQAELNKTQTALSIMGKAHALLELLSESADAVAMPNSSSPRRRRR; encoded by the coding sequence ATGACGTCGAGGCCCCATGAGAGTCTGGATCCGGACGCCCGGCCCCAGCGGCGGACATTCACCGCGGAGTTCAAGGCGAGGATTCTGGACGAGTACGAGTCGGCGCCGGATGCGGCGGCTCGCGGGGCGATTCTGCGCCGGGAACGGCTGTACGGTTCACACCTTCTCGACTGGCGCAAGGCGCGGGATGCCGGAGCCGCGGCCGGCCTGACGGACCGGCGGCAATCGGCTGCGCGGGCGGCGAAGAAGGCCGAGAACGCTGAACTTTCCCGTCTTCAGCGGGAGAACGCCCGCCTGCAGGCCGAGTTGAACAAGACCCAGACCGCGTTGTCGATCATGGGAAAAGCTCACGCGCTCTTGGAACTGCTCTCCGAGAGCGCGGATGCCGTGGCGATGCCGAACTCGTCCTCGCCGAGGCGCAGGCGGCGCTGA